From one Populus alba chromosome 17, ASM523922v2, whole genome shotgun sequence genomic stretch:
- the LOC118032445 gene encoding putative disease resistance RPP13-like protein 1, which produces MALALIGGSILSPVIQVLVDRLASRQVLGFFKSHKLDDGLLEKLKETLNTVNGLLDDAEEKQITNRAVKNWLNDVKHAVYEAEDILDEINYEDLRSKDIDRPDSNRVRDRVPFLNPANRRMKEMGAELQKILEKLEHLLKHKGDLHHIEGTAGWRPLSEKTTPLVNESLVYGRDADKEAIMEHLLTQHNTDGSNLCAVPIVGMGGIGKTALAQLIYNDERVDQCFQLKAWVWASQQFDVARIIKDLLEKINASTCRTKEPDESLMEAVEGKKLLLVLDDAWNIEYNEWDKLLLPLRYVEHGSKIVVTTREEDVARVTQTVIPSHRLNVISDEDCWELFARHAFSSANSGAFSHLETFGRAIARKCKGLPLAAKTLGGLLHSEGDVKEWEKISNSNMWGLSNENIPPALTLSYYYLPSHLKRCFAYCAIFPKGSKIEKHRLITEWMAQGFLVQPRGVEEMEDIGEKYFDDLVSRSLFQRSTRDSIFRMHDLISDLADYVSGEFCFKLGINESGCGLQGEHSCSLPERTRYLSITSGVPYGGGLRIFRSIHGVQHLRALFPLNFFGEADSEALNDILPNLKRLQMLSCNMKHLRLLDLSYTAIGTLPANVCTLYYLQTLLLRECRYLMELPSNISNLVDLQHLDIEGTNLKEIPPKMGKLTKLRTLQYYIVGKESGSSMKELGKLSHIRKKLSIRNLRDVANAQDALDANLKGKKKIEELGLTWDGNTDDTRHEREVLERLEPSENVKELAIIGYGGTTFPGWLGNSSFSNMVGLTLSGCKNCISLPPLGQLSSLEELQIKGFDEVVAVGSELYGSDSSMEKPFKSLKILKFKGMKKWQEWNTDVAGAFPHLAELCLAGCPELTNALPSHLPCLSMLSIEECPQLVVSIPEAPMLNVIKVCGVRRMKTSLQL; this is translated from the exons ATGGCTCTGGCGTTGATCGGAGGATCAATTCTCTCTCCTGTCATTCAGGTTTTGGTCGACAGGTTGGCCTCTCGTCAGGTTCTGGGCTTCTTCAAAAGCCACAAGCTCGACGATGGTCTCCTGGAAAAGCTGAAAGAAACACTGAATACTGTCAACGGACTACTCGACGATGCGGAGGAGAAGCAGATTACAAATCGTGCTGTGAAGAACTGGCTTAATGATGTTAAACATGCTGTCTATGAAGCCGAGGACATATTGGATGAGATTAATTATGAAGATCTACGATCCAAGGACATTGATCGACCTGACAGCAATCGG GTAAGGGATCGGGTTCCATTTCTAAATCCAGCTAATAGAAGGATGAAAGAGATGGGAGCAGAGTTACAAAAGATCCTTGAGAAGCTTGAACATTTACTTAAACACAAGGGTGATCTGCACCACATAGAAGGTACTGCTGGATGGAGACCATTGTCAGAGAAAACAACTCCACTGGTTAATGAATCTCTTGTATATGGAAGGGACGCTGATAAGGAAGCCATAATGGAGCACTTGTTGACACAACACAACACGGATGGTTCAAATTTATGTGCGGTCCCTATTGTGGGAATGGGCGGGATTGGTAAAACCGCTCTTGCTCAGCTTATCTACAACGACGAAAGGGTAGATCAGTGCTTCCAACTCAAGGCCTGGGTCTGGGCTTCTCAACAATTTGATGTTGCCAGGATTATTAAGGATCTTCTTGAAAAGATCAACGCAAGTACTTGCCGCACCAAAGAACCAGATGAATCTCTAATGGAGGCAGTGGAAGGGAAAaaacttctacttgttctagatgacGCGTGGAACATTGAGTACAATGAATGGGATAAATTACTGCTCCCTTTGCGGTATGTGGAGCACGGAAGTAAGATTGTCGTGACAACACGGGAAGAAGATGTAGCAAGAGTCACGCAAACTGTCATCCCCTCTCACCGCTTGAATGTAATCAGCGATGAAGATTGCTGGGAGTTGTTTGCAAGGCATGCATTTAGCAGTGCAAATTCTGGAGCATTCTCACACTTGGAAACATTTGGCAGAGCAATAGCGAGAAAGTGCAAAGGTTTGCCGCTGGCAGCGAAAACTCTTGGGGGTCTTCTGCATTCCGAAGGAGATGTCAAGGAATGGGAGAAGATATCCAATAGCAACATGTGGGGTTTGTCGAATGAAAACATCCCTCCAGCTCTAACATTGAGCTATTATTATCTCCCTTCACACCTCAAACGTTGTTTTGCTTATTGTGCAATATTTCCCAAGGGTTCTAAAATCGAGAAGCATAGATTAATCACTGAATGGATGGCACAAGGTTTTTTAGTCCAGCCCAGAGGCGTTGAGGAGATGGAAGATAtaggtgaaaaatactttgatgatCTTGTCTCCAGGTCACTTTTCCAGCGATCAACTCGTGATTCTATTTTCAGAATGCATGACCTCATAAGTGATTTAGCTGACTACGTGTCAGGAGAATTTTGCTTTAAGCTTGGTATTAATGAATCGGGCTGTGGGTTGCAGGGTGAACATTCATGCTCGCTTCCCGAAAGGACTCGTTATTTATCAATCACTTCAGGGGTACCATATGGCGGAGGACTTCGGATATTTCGTAGTATTCATGGAGTCCAACATTTGCGCGCCTTGTTTCCGCTGAATTTTTTTGGGGAAGCTGATAGTGAGGCACTGAATGACATCTTGCCAAATCTTAAGCGCTTGCAAATGCTATCTTGCAACATGAAACATCTGCGGCTCTTGGACCTTTCTTACACCGCCATTGGAACGTTACCTGCAAATGTGTGCACCTTGTACTATTTGCAAACTCTATTGTTAAGAGAGTGTCGATATCTCATGGAGTTGCCATCCAACATTTCCAACTTGGTCGACTTACAACATCTTGATATTGAAGGGACAAATTTGAAAGAGATTCCACCAAAAATGGGGAAACTCACGAAGCTTCGAACTTTGCAATATTACATTGTGGGAAAAGAGAGCGGGTCTAGCATGAAAGAGCTGGGGAAGCTCTCACATATAAGGAAAAAGCTTTCTATTCGGAATCTCAGAGATGTTGCAAATGCTCAAGATGCTCTGGATGCCAATTTGAAGGgtaagaagaagattgaggaGTTGGGATTGACGTGGGATGGCAATACGGATGACACACGGCACGAGAGAGAAGTACTTGAGAGATTGGAGCCTTCTGAAAATGTGAAAGAGCTTGCCATTATTGGTTACGGGGGTACAACGTTTCCAGGCTGGCTTGGAAACTCTTCTTTCTCAAATATGGTAGGATTGACTCTTTCTGGATGTAAGAACTGCATCTCCTTACCTCCACTGGGGCAGCTTTCATCTCTAGAAGAGCTCCAAATTAAAGGATTTGATGAAGTCGTGGCAGTTGGCTCTGAGCTCTATGGAAGTGACTCTTCGATGGAGAAGCCATTTAAATCcctcaaaatattaaagttcAAGGGGATGAAAAAATGGCAGGAATGGAATACAGATGTAGCTGGTGCTTTCCCTCATCTTGCAGAGCTCTGCCTAGCTGGTTGTCCCGAGTTAACAAATGCCTTGCCTAGTCACCTTCCTTGTTTATCGATGCTTTCTATTGAAGAATGTCCGCAGCTTGTGGTTTCAATTCCAGAGGCTCCCATGCTCAACGTAATCAAAGTATGTGGGGTTCGTCGAATGAAAACATCCCTCCAGCTCTAA
- the LOC118032443 gene encoding putative disease resistance RPP13-like protein 1 isoform X1, with product MALELIGGSILSALIEVLVDRLASREVLRFFKSHELLDDDLLEKLKETLNTVNGLLDDAEEKQITKLAVKNWLNDVKHAVYEAEDILEEINYEYLRSKGGNLFTFPNPANRRMKEMEAELQKILEKLDRLLKHKGDLRHIEGTGGWRPLSEKTTPLVNESHVYGRDADKEAIMKHLLTQHNTDGSNFCAVPIVGMGGIGKTTLAQLIYNDRRVDECFQLKAWVWASQQFDVARIIKDILEKINASTCRTKEPDESLMEAVKGKKLLLVLDDAWNIKYNEWDKLLLPLRYVEQGSKIVVTTRDEDVARVTQTVIPSHRLNVISDEDCWKLFARDAFSGVNSGAVSHLEAYGREIVRKCNGLPLAAKTLGGLLHSVGDVKQWEKITNNSLWGLSNENIPPALTLSYYYLPSHLKRCFAYCAIFPKGSKIEKHRLITEWMAQGFLVQPRGVEEMEDIGEKYFDDLVSRSLFQRSTRDSIFRMHDLISDLADYVSGEFCFKLGINESGCGLEGEHSCSLPERTRYLSITSGVPYGGGLRIFRSIHGVQHLRALFPLNFFGEADSEALNDILPNLKRLQMLSLCYLHDISSQLLNFIGNMKHLRHLDLSYTAIERLPANVCTLYYLQTLLLKECRYLMELPSNISNLVDLQHLDIEGTNLKEIPPKMGKLTKLRTLQYYIVGKESGSSMKELGKLSHIRKKLSIRNLRDVANAQDALDANLKGKKKIEELGLTWDGNTDDTRHEREVLERLEPSENVKELAIIGYGGTTFPGWLGKLFFLKYGRIDSFWM from the exons ATGGCTCTGGAGTTGATCGGAGGATCAATTCTCTCTGCTCTCATTGAGGTTCTGGTCGACAGGTTGGCCTCTCGTGAGGTTCTGCGCTTCTTCAAAAGCCACGAATTACTCGATGATGATCTTCTGGAAAAGCTGAAAGAAACACTGAATACTGTCAACGGACTACTCGACGACGCGGAGGAGAAGCAGATTACAAAGCTTGCTGTGAAGAACTGGCTTAATGATGTTAAACATGCTGTCTATGAAGCCGAGGACATATTGGAGGAGATTAATTATGAATATCTACGATCCAAG GGAGGGAATCTGTTTACATTTCCAAATCCAGCTAATAGAAGGATGAAAGAGATGGAAGCAGAGTTACAAAAGATCCTTGAGAAGCTTGACCGTTTACTTAAACACAAGGGTGATCTGCGCCACATAGAAGGTACTGGTGGATGGAGACCATTGTCAGAGAAAACAACTCCACTGGTTAATGAATCTCATGTATATGGAAGGGATGCTGATAAGGAAGCCATAATGAAGCACTTGTTGACACAACACAACACCGATGGCTCAAATTTTTGTGCGGTTCCTATTGTGGGTATGGGCGGGATTGGTAAAACCACTCTTGCTCAGCTTATCTACAACGACAGAAGGGTAGATGAGTGCTTCCAACTCAAGGCCTGGGTCTGGGCTTCTCAACAATTTGATGTTGCCAGGATTATTAAGGATATTCTTGAAAAGATCAACGCAAGTACTTGCCGCACCAAAGAACCAGATGAATCTCTAATGGAGGCAGTGAAAGGGAAAAAACTTCTTCTTGTTCTAGATGACGCGTGGAACATTAAGTACAATGAATGGGATAAATTACTGCTACCTTTGCGGTATGTGGAGCAAGGAAGTAAGATTGTCGTGACAACACGGGATGAAGATGTAGCAAGAGTCACGCAAACTGTCATCCCCTCTCACCGCTTGAATGTGATCAGCGATGAAGATTGCTGGAAGTTGTTTGCAAGGGATGCATTTAGTGGTGTAAATTCTGGAGCAGTCTCACACTTGGAAGCATATGGCAGAGAAATAGTGAGAAAGTGCAATGGTTTGCCGCTGGCAGCGAAAACTCTTGGGGGCCTTTTGCACTCCGTAGGAGATGTCAAGCAATGGGAGAAGATAACCAATAACAGTTTGTGGGGTTTGTCGAATGAAAACATCCCTCCAGCTCTAACATTGAGCTATTATTATCTCCCTTCACACCTCAAACGTTGTTTTGCTTATTGTGCAATATTTCCCAAGGGTTCTAAAATCGAGAAGCATAGATTAATCACTGAATGGATGGCACAAGGTTTTTTAGTCCAGCCCAGAGGCGTTGAGGAGATGGAAGATAtaggtgaaaaatactttgatgatCTTGTCTCCAGGTCACTTTTCCAGCGATCAACTCGTGATTCTATTTTCAGAATGCATGACCTCATAAGTGATTTAGCTGACTACGTGTCAGGAGAATTTTGCTTTAAGCTTGGTATTAATGAATCAGGCTGTGGGTTGGAGGGTGAACATTCATGCTCGCTTCCAGAAAGGACTCGTTATTTATCAATCACTTCAGGGGTACCATATGGCGGAGGACTTCGGATATTTCGTAGTATTCATGGAGTCCAACATTTGCGCGCCTTGTTTCCGCTGAATTTTTTTGGGGAAGCTGATAGTGAGGCACTGAATGACATCTTGCCAAATCTTAAGCGCTTGCAAATGCTATCTTTATGTTATCTACACGATATTTCTTCTCAGTTGCTAAATTTCATTGGCAACATGAAACATTTGCGGCACTTGGACCTTTCTTACACCGCCATTGAAAGGTTACCTGCAAATGTGTGCACCTTGTACTATTTGCAAACTCTATTGTTAAAAGAGTGTCGATATCTCATGGAGTTGCCATCCAACATTTCCAACTTGGTCGACTTACAACATCTTGATATTGAAGGGACAAATTTGAAAGAGATTCCACCAAAAATGGGGAAACTCACGAAGCTTCGAACTTTGCAATATTACATTGTGGGAAAAGAGAGCGGGTCTAGCATGAAAGAGCTGGGGAAGCTCTCACATATAAGGAAAAAGCTTTCTATTCGGAATCTCAGAGATGTTGCAAATGCTCAAGATGCTCTGGATGCCAATTTGAAGGgtaagaagaagattgaggaGTTGGGATTGACGTGGGATGGCAATACGGATGACACACGGCACGAGAGAGAAGTACTTGAGAGATTGGAGCCTTCTGAAAATGTGAAAGAGCTTGCCATTATTGGTTACGGGGGTACAACGTTTCCAGGCTGGCTTGGGAAACTCTTCTTTCTCAAATATGGTAGGATTGACTCTTTCTGGATGTAA
- the LOC118032443 gene encoding putative disease resistance RPP13-like protein 1 isoform X2, whose amino-acid sequence MMLNMLSMKPRTYWRRLIMNIYDPSPPLQGGNLFTFPNPANRRMKEMEAELQKILEKLDRLLKHKGDLRHIEGTGGWRPLSEKTTPLVNESHVYGRDADKEAIMKHLLTQHNTDGSNFCAVPIVGMGGIGKTTLAQLIYNDRRVDECFQLKAWVWASQQFDVARIIKDILEKINASTCRTKEPDESLMEAVKGKKLLLVLDDAWNIKYNEWDKLLLPLRYVEQGSKIVVTTRDEDVARVTQTVIPSHRLNVISDEDCWKLFARDAFSGVNSGAVSHLEAYGREIVRKCNGLPLAAKTLGGLLHSVGDVKQWEKITNNSLWGLSNENIPPALTLSYYYLPSHLKRCFAYCAIFPKGSKIEKHRLITEWMAQGFLVQPRGVEEMEDIGEKYFDDLVSRSLFQRSTRDSIFRMHDLISDLADYVSGEFCFKLGINESGCGLEGEHSCSLPERTRYLSITSGVPYGGGLRIFRSIHGVQHLRALFPLNFFGEADSEALNDILPNLKRLQMLSLCYLHDISSQLLNFIGNMKHLRHLDLSYTAIERLPANVCTLYYLQTLLLKECRYLMELPSNISNLVDLQHLDIEGTNLKEIPPKMGKLTKLRTLQYYIVGKESGSSMKELGKLSHIRKKLSIRNLRDVANAQDALDANLKGKKKIEELGLTWDGNTDDTRHEREVLERLEPSENVKELAIIGYGGTTFPGWLGKLFFLKYGRIDSFWM is encoded by the exons ATGATGTTAAACATGCTGTCTATGAAGCCGAGGACATATTGGAGGAGATTAATTATGAATATCTACGATCCAAG TCCACCATTGCAGGGAGGGAATCTGTTTACATTTCCAAATCCAGCTAATAGAAGGATGAAAGAGATGGAAGCAGAGTTACAAAAGATCCTTGAGAAGCTTGACCGTTTACTTAAACACAAGGGTGATCTGCGCCACATAGAAGGTACTGGTGGATGGAGACCATTGTCAGAGAAAACAACTCCACTGGTTAATGAATCTCATGTATATGGAAGGGATGCTGATAAGGAAGCCATAATGAAGCACTTGTTGACACAACACAACACCGATGGCTCAAATTTTTGTGCGGTTCCTATTGTGGGTATGGGCGGGATTGGTAAAACCACTCTTGCTCAGCTTATCTACAACGACAGAAGGGTAGATGAGTGCTTCCAACTCAAGGCCTGGGTCTGGGCTTCTCAACAATTTGATGTTGCCAGGATTATTAAGGATATTCTTGAAAAGATCAACGCAAGTACTTGCCGCACCAAAGAACCAGATGAATCTCTAATGGAGGCAGTGAAAGGGAAAAAACTTCTTCTTGTTCTAGATGACGCGTGGAACATTAAGTACAATGAATGGGATAAATTACTGCTACCTTTGCGGTATGTGGAGCAAGGAAGTAAGATTGTCGTGACAACACGGGATGAAGATGTAGCAAGAGTCACGCAAACTGTCATCCCCTCTCACCGCTTGAATGTGATCAGCGATGAAGATTGCTGGAAGTTGTTTGCAAGGGATGCATTTAGTGGTGTAAATTCTGGAGCAGTCTCACACTTGGAAGCATATGGCAGAGAAATAGTGAGAAAGTGCAATGGTTTGCCGCTGGCAGCGAAAACTCTTGGGGGCCTTTTGCACTCCGTAGGAGATGTCAAGCAATGGGAGAAGATAACCAATAACAGTTTGTGGGGTTTGTCGAATGAAAACATCCCTCCAGCTCTAACATTGAGCTATTATTATCTCCCTTCACACCTCAAACGTTGTTTTGCTTATTGTGCAATATTTCCCAAGGGTTCTAAAATCGAGAAGCATAGATTAATCACTGAATGGATGGCACAAGGTTTTTTAGTCCAGCCCAGAGGCGTTGAGGAGATGGAAGATAtaggtgaaaaatactttgatgatCTTGTCTCCAGGTCACTTTTCCAGCGATCAACTCGTGATTCTATTTTCAGAATGCATGACCTCATAAGTGATTTAGCTGACTACGTGTCAGGAGAATTTTGCTTTAAGCTTGGTATTAATGAATCAGGCTGTGGGTTGGAGGGTGAACATTCATGCTCGCTTCCAGAAAGGACTCGTTATTTATCAATCACTTCAGGGGTACCATATGGCGGAGGACTTCGGATATTTCGTAGTATTCATGGAGTCCAACATTTGCGCGCCTTGTTTCCGCTGAATTTTTTTGGGGAAGCTGATAGTGAGGCACTGAATGACATCTTGCCAAATCTTAAGCGCTTGCAAATGCTATCTTTATGTTATCTACACGATATTTCTTCTCAGTTGCTAAATTTCATTGGCAACATGAAACATTTGCGGCACTTGGACCTTTCTTACACCGCCATTGAAAGGTTACCTGCAAATGTGTGCACCTTGTACTATTTGCAAACTCTATTGTTAAAAGAGTGTCGATATCTCATGGAGTTGCCATCCAACATTTCCAACTTGGTCGACTTACAACATCTTGATATTGAAGGGACAAATTTGAAAGAGATTCCACCAAAAATGGGGAAACTCACGAAGCTTCGAACTTTGCAATATTACATTGTGGGAAAAGAGAGCGGGTCTAGCATGAAAGAGCTGGGGAAGCTCTCACATATAAGGAAAAAGCTTTCTATTCGGAATCTCAGAGATGTTGCAAATGCTCAAGATGCTCTGGATGCCAATTTGAAGGgtaagaagaagattgaggaGTTGGGATTGACGTGGGATGGCAATACGGATGACACACGGCACGAGAGAGAAGTACTTGAGAGATTGGAGCCTTCTGAAAATGTGAAAGAGCTTGCCATTATTGGTTACGGGGGTACAACGTTTCCAGGCTGGCTTGGGAAACTCTTCTTTCTCAAATATGGTAGGATTGACTCTTTCTGGATGTAA